The nucleotide window TAGTCCCCATTTTACTTTCATTTGTTGTGTTGTTTTATTAAACAAGGCTGTGTCTCCTTTGCTTCTAATTAAGGCAAAGTTTTGATTGCCTCCCGTTTGTTCAAAAATCACCTGAGAAAGTTCTTTTTCAGTTGCTTTGAGTTTATTTCTGGCTTGAACACGTTCATATTCCAATATTTTTTGTTCTATTAATTCTGCTTTTCTTGTTTGAATTGCAAAATAACGCTGTGCAAAAGCAATCGTTTCCTTTCTCGGATCGCCATTTTGTGCGATTAGATAGCACGCATATCTCGTAAGCATGATATCTTGTATTTCTTTTTCAGCACCTTTAGGCATTTGTATCGTTTTCCCGACGTCGGCAAAATGATCTTCAATGTTCTCTCCAGAGATTTCACATGCCGTTTTTGCTTTAGATATAACCCCTATAAAATTATCCCATTTGGTATATCCCAAAAGGTGTTGTAAATCTCTTGCTAACCAAAACTCTGTTCCATCCTCAGTTTGATTGGAATGTGATTCAAAGTTATTGGTTAAAGTATATATGATTTCGTTTTTCATGATAGCTGTTTTAAATTTTAGATTGCTTTCTTAAAGCTTTTTTATTTGCTCATCTACGCTAGTTGCAATGTTTTCCACTACAATAATTAATTCTATTAAATCTTATGTCACCGTTATATCCAAGGACACTATCCCTACATCTTCCCCACTCAACTCATACACCATTTTATCAATTTCTTTATCAGTTTTATCGATTTGAATCAAAGGGTTTTCGGAATAATGGCATTTGGTAACACTTTTTTAGAGAATATAAATATAAGTAATTACTGCGTATTTGTGAGATTTTGTTATCAACATTTGTTCTTTTTCATGAAACAAAAAAGCCGCTAACAATTTGTTAGCGGCCTTACTATATTTTATTTTGAACTTAATTTTATGCTAATAAATCCAAAACCAGTGAAGGGAATAATCCGATGATGATATTCAAGAGAATGGAAACAACCGCAACTGCATAAATCAGGAATGGTTTTCCAGTACGGGTTTCGTTTGGTTCTTTGGTGTACATTGCCAAAATCAATTTGAAGTAATAACCAACACTTACAATAGAGTTGATAACCGCAAATATAACCACTACTAAATAACCCGCCTGAATCGTTTGGCTGAACAAAACCAGTTTGGCAAAGAAACCTGCAAATATCGGGATACCTGCCATCGAAAGCAATGATCCTGTTAATATGGCTGCCAACAATGGATTTGTTTTTCCTAAGCCGTGAAAGTTTACGATGTCTTCGTTTTCTCGGTTCTTACATACATATAATATAACGCTGAATGCGGCAATACCAGATAATGCATAAGCCGAAGTGTAATACAATAAACTTCCGGCCGAAGTGGCTAAAGTCAATAACGCCATTAGCATAAATCCGGCATGCGAAATACCCGAAAATGCCAGCATACGTTTTACATTGACTTGTCTTAATGCCATGATATTACCAACAGTCATAGACAAAATCGAAATAACGACCACTACAAGTTGGAACGAGTAATTAATATCGGCATGCATACCTGATAATAATTTATAAAGTGTTGCAATTGCCACAACTTTTGCCAAAGTGCTCATCAAGGCAGTAGTCAAAGTTGGGGAACCTTCATAAACGTCTGGAGCCCAAAAATGGAATGGTACGGCAGCGATTTTAAATAGCATTCCGATAGTAACCAATGAAATACCGATTGGGAACCAAATAGGAAGTTCTGCAGATTGTGACATTTCACCAATTTCAACAATGTCGAATGATCCCATCGCGCCATAAATCATACAAATACCAAATAGTATAACTCCGGATGCAAATGAACCCATCAGGAAGTATTTCATACCGGCTTCGTTACTTTTTACATTTACCCTGTTGCTTGCAGCAAGTACATAAAGCGATATCGATAATATTTCTATTCCTAAAAAGAACATGGCCAGATTTCCAAAAGAAACCATGGCTACTGCCCCAGATAATAAGAAGATTTTAATAGCTATATAATCTGAAAGCTTGCTTTGGTGATTTTCGTAAAAACTATGTCCTAAAGCAATCAAAAACAAGGTTAATACGATAAATAGACTAGAAAAAGTAACCGAAAAGTTATTTACAACAATCATGTTGTTGTAGTAACTTTCAGGAGAATTAAATTCGGAAACGTTAAGTCCTAGAATGGCTAATAATCCAATAATTGATATTGGAATAATTGCTTTTCTAAAATCAAAGATTTCAAATATAAGGCTTAAAACACCTAATCCTATTATAGCTATTAATGTTGTCATTTTTTAATTTTTGATTTAGGATTTTAGCTTTTAGATTAACATTTTCAAATGTTGTCATCTTCAAACTTGCATCTACCTATTTTGTTTTTATTATATACTATACTTTTTATAATTGAAAGATTCGGTTTTTAAAAAGACTTTAGATCTTAAATCAAAAATCGTTAATCTTCATTCTAAAATCAAATTTCTATACTCTGTTTATCACCTTCAAAATACTTTCAAGACTTGGCGTTATCAAGTCATTGATTGGTTTCGGATACAATCCGAAGAAAAACAGAACCGCAATGATGATTACCAATGTCAAAGCTTCCGCAAAAGTGACATCAGCAAAAACTTTAGTATTTGTTTCTCCAAGCATCACATGTTGGAACATTTTCAACATATAATAAGCCCCCAAAATGATTGTTGTTCCTCCCAAAAGGGCAAACCATATATTTACTTGCGAAAGGCTGTATAACACCGTAAATTCACCGATAAAGTTAAAAGTCGTTGGTAAAGCCACAGAAGCCAACACCAAAATCATAAACATTGAAGTGAATTTTGGAGATTGATAACGAATTCCACCCATTTCTGAAATTAATCGTGTTTCGTATCTTCTGAAAATGATTTCGGCAGCGAAGAACAATCCAACTACTACAAAACCGTGAGCAATCATTTGTAAAACAGCTCCTCTAAAACCGTCAAGATTCAAAGCATAAGTTCCGGCGGCAATCAACCCAACGTGAGCAAGGGAAGAATAAGCCAATAATTTTTTCAGGTCTTTTTGTCTTAAAGCAACAATCGAACCGTAAATTACTCCGGCAATACCCACTCCTATGAATATCCACATGTATTCTTTGGCTG belongs to Flavobacterium gilvum and includes:
- the dinD gene encoding DNA damage-inducible protein D, which produces MKNEIIYTLTNNFESHSNQTEDGTEFWLARDLQHLLGYTKWDNFIGVISKAKTACEISGENIEDHFADVGKTIQMPKGAEKEIQDIMLTRYACYLIAQNGDPRKETIAFAQRYFAIQTRKAELIEQKILEYERVQARNKLKATEKELSQVIFEQTGGNQNFALIRSKGDTALFNKTTQQMKVKWGLAAAKPLADHMPTILLKAKDFATEITIFNAKQHKMKTENQISKEHITNNKSVRSTLLSRGIVPENLSPEEDINKIERRLASEEKKALKNPDKLNEK
- a CDS encoding NADH-quinone oxidoreductase subunit N, whose protein sequence is MTTLIAIIGLGVLSLIFEIFDFRKAIIPISIIGLLAILGLNVSEFNSPESYYNNMIVVNNFSVTFSSLFIVLTLFLIALGHSFYENHQSKLSDYIAIKIFLLSGAVAMVSFGNLAMFFLGIEILSISLYVLAASNRVNVKSNEAGMKYFLMGSFASGVILFGICMIYGAMGSFDIVEIGEMSQSAELPIWFPIGISLVTIGMLFKIAAVPFHFWAPDVYEGSPTLTTALMSTLAKVVAIATLYKLLSGMHADINYSFQLVVVVISILSMTVGNIMALRQVNVKRMLAFSGISHAGFMLMALLTLATSAGSLLYYTSAYALSGIAAFSVILYVCKNRENEDIVNFHGLGKTNPLLAAILTGSLLSMAGIPIFAGFFAKLVLFSQTIQAGYLVVVIFAVINSIVSVGYYFKLILAMYTKEPNETRTGKPFLIYAVAVVSILLNIIIGLFPSLVLDLLA